TGCGGGCGGTGAGCACGTTGCGGCCGGCCATGCCGCCGGCAGGCAGCCTGCCGACCCGGCGTTCCAGCTGGTCCAGGAGTAGCCCAGCCCCACCAGCAGGCATAGGCCTACGGCGGCAAGCACCGAGACCCGCCCGCGGCGTGGCAGGACAGGCAAGCATGCAATGCCCAGCAGAAGAATCCAGGAGAGCATGTCGGCTGTCCAGCGCAGCGGGGGCGTGAACACAGGGGGGGAGTCGGCGGCCAGCGCCAAGGCGGCGTAGCCCAGGGCGGCGAGCTGGACGCCGACGACGGCGGCGCTGGCGAACAGCCAGGTGCGGCGGCTTTCGGGCGCCAGGGCTCGTCCCCGCTGGTGGATGGCGATCAACACCAGGATGGAAAGGAGAAGCAGGGCGGCGCCAATCCACACTCCGCCTGCTCCCGCGTATGTTGCTGTTGCCTCGGGTGAAAGTCCCATGCTGGGGGTGCCTGTGCCGCGGGGATTATAGCATCGGCATCCTGATCGACCCGGGGTGAGTCGCGGGCGCTAGCAGCGGCCGGGTGGGAGGAACTCCTAGGCTGGCGGCCGTGGCTCCGCTTCTTCGCCGGCCTTGCGGTTGAGGATGCGGAAGGAGATCATGCCGTACAGGATCGTCAGCCACAGGGTGACACCGCGGTAGGCCAGGGTGATCAGGCCGGCGGCGGCCAGCGGGATGCGGAACGATGCCAGGGCGAGAGTCATCGAGCCTTCGACAAACCCGATCCCGGAAGGCGTCGGGGAGACGATCAGGAATAGGTAGCCGACGCTGTAGCCTGCGATCAGCGTCCCGACGGAGAACGGTTGATTGAAAGCCAGGAACATCAGAAAAAAAATCGTGATCAGCAGCGCCTGCTTGCTCAGCGCTAGGGCGAAGGGAAGCAGTAGCCCGGAGGGACGCTTGGGGATCTCGCTCAGACCCTCACCGATGTCATGGGCGAACTCGTGGGCCCGATCCGGACTGAGGTATTCGCGGCGGATGAACGGACGAAGCACGCTGTTGGTGTGAGTCGCAATCCAGGCCAGGGCGCGTCCAAGCCGGTCCGATGATCGCATGGCCGTGTACAGCACCAGCGTCAGCGCCATCGCGATCGATACCAGGATGACCGAGGCCGTCACTTCGGCCGCCCCAAGCCGGTTGCGCCGGATCAGGACGACGATTCCCAGGCCGAGCACGGCGATGAACGCCAGGTAGTCGTACAGCACATACAGGGCAGCCGCAGCAGTCACCCGGCTGGTGGGCAGCCCACGCTGGCGGCTGTCCGTGATGAAGACCACCATGCCGCTCATCCCGGCCGAAGGGGCAATGGTGTTGACGAAGGCGGCGCCCGTGCCCAGCATCGAGAGGCGGATGGTCTTCTCGTCGATCCCGAGCAAACGGTAGAGCGAC
This region of Anaerolineales bacterium genomic DNA includes:
- a CDS encoding flippase-like domain-containing protein, with the protein product MKTFFAALVLLLAFFFFLTRAADVGQVLLTLQRGNWGWITLALFVHAAWILNIGAHLRSLYRLLGIDEKTIRLSMLGTGAAFVNTIAPSAGMSGMVVFITDSRQRGLPTSRVTAAAALYVLYDYLAFIAVLGLGIVVLIRRNRLGAAEVTASVILVSIAMALTLVLYTAMRSSDRLGRALAWIATHTNSVLRPFIRREYLSPDRAHEFAHDIGEGLSEIPKRPSGLLLPFALALSKQALLITIFFLMFLAFNQPFSVGTLIAGYSVGYLFLIVSPTPSGIGFVEGSMTLALASFRIPLAAAGLITLAYRGVTLWLTILYGMISFRILNRKAGEEAEPRPPA